The following proteins are co-located in the Echinicola sp. 20G genome:
- a CDS encoding VOC family protein, giving the protein MIMLESSKAFGSFAVNNLEEAKDFYTNTLGLKVTDHPMGLLELHTPSNQAIIIYPKPDHIPATFTILNFPVKNLEKTVDALIIKGVTFEQYTGQIQTNEKGISKSKHGPHIAWFKDPAGNILSLIEEG; this is encoded by the coding sequence ATGATCATGTTAGAATCCAGCAAAGCATTTGGTAGTTTCGCCGTAAATAATCTAGAAGAAGCCAAGGATTTTTACACAAATACCCTTGGTTTGAAAGTCACTGATCACCCTATGGGCTTATTGGAATTGCATACCCCCAGCAACCAAGCCATCATCATTTACCCCAAGCCAGACCATATACCCGCAACATTCACCATCTTAAACTTCCCTGTAAAAAATCTAGAGAAGACGGTGGATGCACTTATCATAAAGGGAGTAACCTTTGAACAATACACCGGACAAATTCAAACCAACGAAAAGGGAATTTCAAAAAGCAAGCACGGCCCCCATATTGCCTGGTTCAAGGATCCTGCAGGGAATATCCTTTCATTGATAGAGGAAGGTTAA